One region of Gloeocapsa sp. PCC 73106 genomic DNA includes:
- the uvrC gene encoding excinuclease ABC subunit UvrC → MKQEKEQLDNLLSQIPTEPGIYFMKGKSGDILYIGKSKQLRSRVRSYFRDAPVLSPRITLMVNLISDIEFIVTDNEAEALALEANLIKEHQPHFNVLLKDDKKYPYICITWSEAYPRIFLTRKRKLGKPKDRYYGPFVDVRQLRQTLDLIKRLFPLRQRPKPLFSERPCLNYDLGRCPGVCQELITPEAYRDTMEKVAMIFQGRTTDLQQMLREQMEKASLNLEFEKAALLRDQINGLNSLFGSQKVALSDDTISRDAIALASDDQHCCIQLFQIRGGHLVNRLGFFTDGISSTEGAILQRVLEEHYLQVEGIEIPNEILIQHPLPEVEMLSDWLSQRKGRKVTISLPLRQAKAELIAMVAKNAAYDLAQNQEKKQQNTQALADLAQILHLSQLPHRIEGYDISHLQGSNPVASQVVFIDGIPAKQHYRHYKIKNPEIKIGHSDDFASLAEVIGRRFRNSTDKPDLIMIDGGKGQLSSVMKILEEMDLASELTVVSLAKQKEEIFLPHQSQPLLTNPEQPGVQLLRRLRDEAHRFAVTFHRQLRLKQNRRSRLDAIPGLGNYRQQQLLAHFHSLDYIREASVTQLAQVSGIGEQLAQTIYDYFHGD, encoded by the coding sequence ATGAAACAAGAAAAGGAACAATTAGACAATCTGCTCAGCCAAATTCCCACTGAACCCGGAATATATTTCATGAAGGGAAAAAGCGGGGACATTCTCTATATTGGTAAATCTAAACAACTGCGCTCTAGAGTACGTTCGTACTTTCGCGATGCTCCAGTTTTGAGTCCTCGTATTACTTTGATGGTAAATTTGATTAGTGACATTGAGTTTATCGTCACCGATAATGAAGCTGAAGCTTTAGCTCTGGAAGCTAATCTGATTAAAGAACATCAACCTCATTTCAACGTTTTACTCAAGGACGATAAAAAATATCCCTATATTTGTATCACTTGGTCTGAAGCCTATCCTCGCATCTTCCTTACGCGCAAACGTAAGCTAGGAAAACCCAAAGATCGCTACTACGGTCCCTTTGTTGATGTCAGACAATTGCGCCAAACCCTCGATTTAATAAAAAGACTGTTTCCCCTGCGTCAACGTCCTAAACCTCTATTTTCTGAGCGTCCCTGTCTTAATTATGATCTGGGTCGTTGTCCAGGTGTATGTCAAGAGTTAATTACTCCTGAAGCTTATCGAGATACGATGGAAAAAGTAGCGATGATCTTCCAGGGAAGAACTACCGATTTACAACAAATGCTCCGAGAACAAATGGAAAAAGCATCCCTTAATCTGGAGTTTGAAAAAGCAGCGCTCCTCAGAGACCAAATTAACGGCTTAAATAGTCTATTTGGTTCCCAAAAGGTAGCTTTAAGCGACGATACTATCTCTCGAGACGCGATCGCTCTAGCTAGTGACGACCAACACTGCTGTATTCAGTTATTCCAAATCAGAGGTGGACATTTAGTCAATCGTCTCGGTTTCTTCACCGACGGGATTTCTTCTACTGAGGGAGCAATTTTACAGCGAGTTTTAGAAGAACACTATCTGCAAGTAGAGGGAATAGAAATTCCCAACGAGATTTTAATTCAGCACCCCCTACCAGAAGTAGAAATGTTATCAGACTGGTTAAGTCAACGTAAAGGACGCAAAGTAACTATCTCTCTCCCTCTGCGACAAGCTAAAGCCGAACTAATCGCTATGGTGGCTAAAAATGCAGCTTATGATTTAGCTCAAAATCAAGAGAAAAAACAACAAAATACCCAAGCTTTAGCAGATTTAGCTCAAATACTTCACCTCTCTCAGCTACCGCACCGCATAGAGGGTTATGACATCTCTCATCTTCAGGGTTCTAACCCGGTTGCTTCTCAAGTCGTTTTTATCGATGGAATACCAGCTAAACAACATTATCGTCACTACAAAATCAAAAACCCAGAGATTAAAATCGGTCACTCCGATGATTTTGCTAGTTTAGCTGAAGTAATCGGTCGTCGTTTTCGTAATTCTACCGACAAACCAGATCTAATTATGATCGATGGGGGAAAAGGACAACTCTCATCAGTGATGAAGATTCTAGAGGAAATGGACTTAGCTTCAGAGTTGACAGTGGTGAGCTTGGCTAAACAGAAAGAAGAAATTTTCCTCCCCCATCAATCTCAACCCCTCCTTACCAATCCTGAACAACCTGGTGTACAACTACTAAGACGTCTCAGAGATGAAGCTCATCGCTTCGCTGTTACTTTTCATCGTCAACTGCGTCTTAAACAAAACAGGCGATCGCGCTTAGACGCTATTCCCGGTTTGGGTAATTACCGTCAACAACAATTACTAGCTCACTTTCATTCCCTGGATTATATCCGAGAAGCTTCTGTCACACAGCTAGCTCAAGTCTCTGGTATTGGTGAACAACTAGCTCAAACTATTTACGATTATTTTCACGGTGATTGA
- a CDS encoding ATP-binding protein → MIESVNLDTWFDSLTIHLKQELNLDECVILLSESTEDKFNDHFTHPLALDPEKLLHLGRYLVKYYDQNLRAKEAVLLSTRLEIESTGLQLDVGVNSWQSISLHSIVYKQFYWGAIALFYPQARQQWSEAELACINSAANHCAIAIYIHLLQQEKEKIVGGLDYTFHECRQPLSAILGLARMLNEQIYGSLNQKQLEYVQAIITSGEHLLSLTNNFLDLAKIEAQKEELFLEKVLVQEVCEASFSLVQESANRKQTSLVLAIEPGINFCIADPLRLRQILVNLLSNGIKYSEKGTVTLKVTKNDQGLYFTVQDTGIGISTENQKKLFQPFAQISNTYNRRQKGTGLGLVLSKNLAILHGGNLTLESEAGKGSCFTLYLPFRH, encoded by the coding sequence ATGATAGAGTCTGTGAACTTAGATACTTGGTTTGATTCTCTCACTATACACCTCAAGCAAGAACTGAACTTAGATGAGTGCGTAATTTTACTGTCTGAATCAACAGAGGATAAGTTCAACGATCATTTTACCCATCCTTTAGCTCTAGATCCGGAAAAATTATTACATCTGGGGCGCTACCTGGTAAAGTACTATGACCAGAACCTGCGCGCTAAAGAAGCAGTACTATTGTCTACGCGACTGGAAATTGAATCTACGGGTTTACAACTAGACGTAGGTGTTAACTCGTGGCAATCTATATCGCTACATTCTATAGTATATAAACAATTCTATTGGGGTGCGATCGCTCTATTTTACCCCCAAGCACGGCAACAATGGTCGGAAGCAGAGTTAGCTTGTATTAATAGCGCGGCTAATCACTGTGCGATCGCTATCTACATACATTTACTTCAGCAAGAAAAAGAAAAAATCGTCGGGGGACTCGACTACACATTTCATGAATGTCGTCAACCTTTGAGCGCTATTTTAGGGCTAGCAAGAATGCTCAACGAACAAATCTACGGCTCTCTCAATCAAAAACAGTTAGAATACGTTCAGGCGATCATTACTTCGGGAGAACATTTACTCTCACTCACTAATAATTTTCTCGATCTTGCTAAAATCGAAGCCCAAAAAGAAGAGTTATTCTTAGAAAAAGTATTAGTTCAAGAAGTCTGTGAAGCTTCATTCTCTCTGGTACAAGAGTCAGCGAACCGCAAACAAACATCTCTAGTCTTAGCAATAGAACCGGGAATTAACTTTTGTATCGCCGATCCCCTACGATTAAGACAGATTCTGGTAAATTTACTCTCCAATGGCATCAAATACTCAGAAAAAGGAACTGTAACCCTCAAGGTCACTAAAAACGACCAGGGTTTATATTTCACAGTTCAAGATACTGGAATTGGTATCAGTACTGAGAATCAAAAAAAACTATTTCAACCCTTTGCGCAAATATCCAACACCTATAACCGTAGACAAAAAGGGACAGGACTTGGTTTGGTCCTATCTAAGAATTTAGCCATACTTCATGGTGGCAATTTAACCCTAGAATCAGAAGCAGGAAAAGGCAGTTGTTTTACCCTCTATTTGCCCTTTAGACACTGA
- a CDS encoding ABC transporter permease — MNWIRIWAIASNGFQEVIRDRVFYFIGFFVLLLAIALRLLPEISVGTDDKIFIDLGMAAIEVLTVIVAVFVGTTLINKEIEKKTVLVLIAKPLSRSEFIIGKHLGLCAVLFVLVILMTVIYLALLSWAQITFPLGSILVSLVFLCLQLALIAAIAIAFGVFTSSILATLLTLGIYLMGQISRDILALGRISENPTVANLTKVIYLFLPDLSRLNLKNEAVYNLLPTGAELFANAVYAILYTIFLLVFAMMIFAKKEF, encoded by the coding sequence ATGAATTGGATAAGAATTTGGGCGATCGCTAGCAATGGTTTCCAAGAAGTTATCCGCGATCGCGTTTTTTACTTTATTGGTTTTTTTGTTCTGCTACTAGCGATCGCTTTGCGTTTGTTACCCGAAATCTCCGTAGGTACCGACGACAAAATCTTTATCGATTTAGGTATGGCGGCGATCGAAGTATTAACGGTAATAGTAGCAGTTTTCGTTGGTACTACCTTAATTAATAAAGAAATCGAGAAAAAAACTGTTCTAGTTTTAATCGCTAAACCCCTTAGTCGTAGCGAGTTTATCATCGGTAAACATTTAGGGTTGTGTGCTGTTTTATTCGTCTTAGTCATCCTGATGACGGTGATTTATTTAGCGCTGTTAAGTTGGGCTCAAATTACTTTCCCCTTGGGTAGTATTCTGGTTTCTTTGGTTTTTTTGTGCTTACAACTAGCGCTGATAGCTGCAATAGCCATAGCTTTTGGCGTGTTTACTAGTTCTATCCTCGCTACTTTACTGACTTTAGGTATTTATCTCATGGGACAAATTAGTCGAGATATCCTAGCTTTGGGAAGAATCAGTGAAAACCCCACCGTGGCAAATTTAACTAAGGTAATCTACTTATTTTTACCAGATTTATCTCGCTTGAATCTTAAAAATGAAGCTGTCTACAATCTTCTACCTACGGGTGCGGAATTGTTCGCTAACGCAGTTTATGCAATCTTGTATACAATTTTTTTACTGGTTTTTGCCATGATGATTTTTGCTAAAAAAGAGTTTTAA
- a CDS encoding thioredoxin family protein translates to MALTPSTMLPLGTKAPDFQLVDVLSNQTISLSDFSSHQALLVIFLCCHCPFVKHVEQEIAKLSREYQPQNIGIIAISVNDIERYPDDAPDKLKIMAETLGFNFPVCYDQTQNIAKAYKAACTPDFFLFDSQLKLVYRGQLDDSRPGNNLPITGKDLRSALDAIVAGKPVNLEQKPSIGCNIKWKPGNEPDY, encoded by the coding sequence ATGGCACTTACTCCCTCAACGATGCTACCTTTGGGAACCAAAGCCCCAGACTTTCAACTGGTCGATGTTCTCTCTAATCAAACCATTTCCCTTAGTGATTTTTCCTCTCACCAGGCTTTGTTAGTTATTTTTCTCTGTTGTCATTGTCCTTTTGTTAAGCACGTTGAACAGGAAATAGCTAAACTGAGTAGAGAATATCAGCCTCAAAATATTGGTATTATCGCTATTAGCGTTAATGATATCGAACGCTATCCCGATGATGCGCCCGATAAACTAAAAATCATGGCAGAAACACTAGGATTTAACTTTCCTGTTTGTTATGATCAAACTCAAAATATCGCTAAAGCCTATAAAGCGGCTTGTACTCCAGACTTCTTTCTGTTTGACTCCCAGTTAAAGTTAGTTTATCGTGGTCAATTAGACGACAGTCGTCCTGGAAATAATCTTCCTATTACTGGAAAAGATTTACGTAGCGCTTTAGATGCCATTGTTGCAGGTAAACCAGTTAATTTAGAGCAAAAACCCAGTATTGGCTGTAATATTAAATGGAAACCGGGAAATGAACCTGATTACTAA
- a CDS encoding TerB family tellurite resistance protein — translation MTSDTKTKQLLKLLIAAAWIDGTIQPEERDYLNQMIATNALGDDSEIKMYLSEATPIDPQQCYQWLEEYLGQNPSKEDYQNLLESLSALIYVDDNVETEEAKLLTYLQNLEPGSQSQKSLFDNLFKGIQELYRKAM, via the coding sequence ATGACCTCAGATACGAAAACTAAACAACTGTTAAAATTACTCATCGCGGCAGCTTGGATAGATGGTACCATACAACCAGAAGAAAGAGATTATTTGAACCAAATGATCGCTACCAATGCTCTAGGTGATGACTCAGAAATTAAAATGTATTTGTCCGAAGCTACGCCGATAGATCCTCAACAATGTTATCAATGGCTAGAGGAGTATTTAGGACAAAATCCTTCTAAAGAAGATTATCAAAACTTACTAGAATCTCTTAGCGCTCTCATTTATGTTGATGATAATGTAGAAACAGAGGAAGCTAAATTATTAACTTATTTACAAAATTTGGAACCGGGTAGCCAATCTCAAAAGTCCCTATTTGATAACTTATTTAAGGGTATTCAAGAACTATATCGCAAAGCTATGTAG
- a CDS encoding DUF29 domain-containing protein, with product MNELCSLYYQDNEQWLLQTLNLLKERQLEKLDVEHLIEELEALSRRDKLTVESFLEQIIRHLLLLNYWTDESGYNSNHWRAEIVSFKTQINEYLTSTLRNHLQENLVKVYQKSLKYVRLKTGNSITFPENCPYSLEELLD from the coding sequence ATGAATGAATTATGTTCGCTTTATTACCAAGATAATGAACAATGGTTATTACAAACCCTCAATCTACTCAAAGAAAGACAATTAGAAAAACTAGACGTAGAACATTTAATTGAGGAATTGGAAGCTTTGAGTCGTCGAGATAAACTAACTGTAGAAAGTTTTTTAGAACAGATTATCAGACATTTACTTCTTCTCAATTATTGGACGGATGAATCTGGCTATAATTCAAATCATTGGCGAGCGGAAATCGTCAGTTTTAAAACTCAAATCAATGAATATTTGACCAGCACTCTGAGAAATCATTTACAAGAAAACTTAGTAAAAGTATATCAAAAATCCCTCAAATATGTCCGGTTAAAGACAGGAAACTCGATAACTTTTCCTGAAAATTGTCCCTATAGTCTAGAAGAGTTATTAGATTGA
- a CDS encoding DUF2283 domain-containing protein has translation MKKVTYNGDVDILLIEFSDESIAYAEQKGNKILHYSDSDKLVLIEILNFRRLLLASA, from the coding sequence ATGAAAAAAGTAACATACAATGGAGACGTAGATATATTGCTCATTGAATTTTCTGATGAATCAATTGCCTATGCAGAACAAAAAGGGAATAAAATACTACACTATTCTGATAGTGATAAGTTAGTACTTATAGAAATCTTAAACTTTCGCCGTCTTTTATTAGCGTCAGCTTGA